From one Lycium barbarum isolate Lr01 chromosome 6, ASM1917538v2, whole genome shotgun sequence genomic stretch:
- the LOC132599852 gene encoding uncharacterized protein LOC132599852, translating into MFSSQMPEKSANFGWVMRFNNPKVQWWFKLLTMCVFLGILILWEIDSVSMGSFKVNSSGKFSPTFKDFSFTNIIQYYQYWVNTYQKLNQDFARKNLAPNKVERKPINLTENQGNAHDFSLEMVTNLSHKELVRVEVSRPRVLMWISAELEANYSSNLLTNWLAAGGEPCRDSRTVDIKIPALDGRENIELSTGDIHEFVFLALDDSGKPHCLGGDYFETDIAGETWKSRPPIKDFGNGTYRFSLQVHPDFSGDYNLTIILLFRRYEGLKFSPERFAFDKVLRVIPVKFSKSSVKLPVISQCKKSDLVRDVWSGRWTRHTKNDSCLISNYGRYRCQEPNFPCQKPWCDGPLGSLDSNGWVYSTHCSFKMFSSEEAWNCLKGRWVFWWGDSNHCDTVRNILNFILDVHDINWVPRRVDLNISNPRNPSQTVRFTNIFNGHPNETGKNQGLNSLRDADYRELLKGYFSGHVVPDTIIMNSGLHDGLHWSNIRCFIEGADYAASFWAEVFNGLRQRGLRPPEVIYRTTVTTGGYARRLAFNPNKMEAFNGVVLDKFRAYGLVDRVIDDFDMTYPWHYDNRCNDGVHYGRAPAKLKWMDGQIGHQYFVDLMLGHVLLNALCAR; encoded by the coding sequence ATGTTTTCCTCACAGATGCCTGAGAAATCTGCAAATTTTGGGTGGGTTATGAGGTTTAATAACCCCAAGGTTCAATGGTGGTTTAAGCTATTGACAATGTGTGTTTTTCTAGGAATCTTGATTTTGTGGGAGATTGATAGTGTCAGCATGGGTAGTTTTAAGGTGAATAGTTCAGGAAAGTTTAGTCCTACCTTTAAAGATTTCAGCTTTACCAATATTATCCAATATTACCAGTATTGGGTAAATACTTACCAGAAACTCAACCAAGATTTTGCCCGAAAAAATCTGGCTCCTAATAAAGTCGAACGAAAACCAATTAATTTGACTGAAAATCAAGGTAATGCCCATGATTTCAGCCTTGAAATGGTGACAAATTTGTCCCATAAGGAACTAGTAAGGGTAGAGGTTTCAAGACCAAGAGTTCTTATGTGGATTTCTGCTGAATTAGAGGCAAACTATTCATCAAATCTGCTTACTAATTGGTTGGCTGCTGGAGGTGAGCCGTGTAGGGATTCAAGAACAGTGGATATAAAAATCCCTGCTTTGGATGGTCGTGAGAATATTGAGTTGTCAACTGGGGATATTCATGAGTTTGTTTTCCTTGCATTGGATGATTCTGGGAAACCCCACTGTTTGGGTGGTGATTATTTTGAAACTGATATTGCTGGTGAAACATGGAAGTCTAGGCCTCCTATTAAAGATTTTGGCAATGGTACTTACCGGTTTTCCCTGCAAGTCCACCCTGATTTTTCTGGGGATTACAATCTCACAATCATCCTACTATTTAGACGTTACGAAGGCTTGAAGTTTTCACCTGAAAGATTTGCATTTGACAAGGTTTTGCGCGTGATCCCAGTCAAATTCTCCAAGTCCTCCGTTAAATTACCTGTAATATCTCAATGCAAGAAATCAGATCTTGTTAGAGATGTGTGGTCTGGTCGATGGACTCGTCATACCAAGAACGATAGCTGTCTAATTAGCAATTATGGGCGATACAGATGCCAAGAACCAAATTTTCCATGCCAAAAGCCATGGTGTGATGGTCCACTGGGGTCCTTGGACAGCAATGGTTGGGTATATTCAACACATTGTTCTTTCAAAATGTTCTCAAGTGAAGAAGCATGGAATTGTTTGAAGGGTCGCTGGGTTTTCTGGTGGGGGGATTCGAATCACTGTGACACAGTGAGAAACATCCTTAATTTCATTTTAGATGTACATGATATAAACTGGGTTCCAAGAAGAGTTGATTTGAACATCAGCAACCCAAGGAATCCATCACAAACAGTTCGATTTACTAACATTTTCAATGGGCATCCTAATGAGACAGGCAAAAATCAAGGCTTAAATTCATTGAGGGATGCTGACTATAGAGAGCTTTTGAAAGGGTACTTCTCGGGACATGTTGTTCCAGACACTATAATCATGAATTCGGGCTTACATGATGGACTGCATTGGTCTAATATTAGGTGTTTCATTGAAGGCGCTGACTATGCTGCATCATTCTGGGCTGAGGTATTTAATGGGTTAAGGCAGAGAGGTTTGAGACCACCCGAAGTCATATATAGAACGACAGTAACCACGGGAGGATATGCTAGACGATTAGCATTCAATCCAAATAAAATGGAGGCCTTCAACGGGGTAGTCTTGGATAAGTTTAGGGCATATGGTTTAGTTGATCGTGTCATTGATGATTTCGACATGACTTATCCGTGGCACTATGACAACCGATGCAATGACGGGGTGCATTATGGTCGTGCTCCCGCCAAGCTTAAGTGGATGGATGGCCAGATTGGGCACCAGTACTTTGTGGACCTTATGCTTGGTCATGTGTTGCTCAATGCATTATGTGCAAGATAG